TCGCCACGGAGGAGAGTGATGGAAGCCACGACCTTGATCGAGCGCCTGAGGCGCGACCACGAGCGGGTGCTCCGCGACATCACGGAGCTGGAGGGAGCGCTCGTCCGATCGGCCCCGGCAACACGCGGTGCCGCCGCGGAGGAGCGGATCGGAAGCGTGCTCGCCATGCTCGAACGCCAGTTCCAGACGCACATGGCGGCCGAGGACCAGATCCTCTACCCCGCCATCAGCCGCGCCATCCCGGCGTCGGCGCCCAGCCTGGAGCCGCTCCACGACGAGCACGCCGAGCTCCGGCAGATGCTCCATCGCCTACAGGCCACGCTCGGCGAGCCGAAGAGCGCCGATCGCGACGAGCAGATCCCGATCCAGGTCCACGACCTGGCCGACCTGCTCCGCCTGCACATCCGCAAAGAAGAATCGCTGGTGTTCCACGTGGCCGCGCGCCTTCTCGCCGACGAAGAGATCGCCGCGGTCCTGAAGCGCATGAACGGGGACGCCGACGCCGCCGGCGCGGAGACCCGGAAACCTCTCCTGAAGAAAGGAAGCTCCCGATGAACCGCTCGATCGCCGTCGCCTCGTTCCTCGTTCTCCTTCTG
The window above is part of the Candidatus Binatia bacterium genome. Proteins encoded here:
- a CDS encoding hemerythrin domain-containing protein: MEATTLIERLRRDHERVLRDITELEGALVRSAPATRGAAAEERIGSVLAMLERQFQTHMAAEDQILYPAISRAIPASAPSLEPLHDEHAELRQMLHRLQATLGEPKSADRDEQIPIQVHDLADLLRLHIRKEESLVFHVAARLLADEEIAAVLKRMNGDADAAGAETRKPLLKKGSSR